Proteins encoded together in one Tripterygium wilfordii isolate XIE 37 chromosome 14, ASM1340144v1, whole genome shotgun sequence window:
- the LOC120014367 gene encoding sugar transport protein 8-like: MPAAIVSHGDSPEFEGKVTVYVIICVIISAFGGLMFGYDIGISGGVTSMDDFLIKFFPAVYERKQHALENNYCKYDNQYLQLFTSSLYIAALVASFAASKVCTKFGRKPTMTVASFFFIAGVILTCVSVNIEMVIVGRVLLGCGIGFANQAVPLFLSEIAPAKLRGALNISFQLFVTIGILIANLVNYFTSKIHPHGWRVSLGLAGVPAIILCIGSLAICETPTSLIERKKVEEGRTVLKRIRGVENVDLEFDSIVQASEIARQVTQPFKKLMKPASRPPLVIAILLQVFQQFTGINAIMFYAPVLFQTVGFGSDASLLSSVITGGVNVLSTLVSVYAVDKAGRRFLLLEACVQMFITQTVIGVLLQLHLTATGSLGKAEAMVVVILVCVYVMAFAWSWGPLGWLIPSETFPLETRSAGFACAVSANMLFTFIIAQGFLSMLCTMQAGIFFFFAAWILVMGLFALFLLPETKGVPVDAMVDRVWKQHWFWKRFFTEEEVVAKKNPDVVHPHMT; this comes from the exons ATGCCGGCCGCAATAGTTTCCCATGGAGATTCACCTGAATTTGAAGGAAAGGTCACAGTTTATGTCATAATATGTGTGATCATCTCTGCTTTTGGAGGCTTGATGTTTGGATATGACATTGGAATTTCAG GCGGAGTAACATCCATGGATGACTTCTTGATAAAGTTTTTCCCAGCTGTATATGAAAGGAAGCAGCATGCCCTGGAAAACAATTACTGTAAATATGACAACCAATATTTACAATTGTTCACCTCCTCTTTGTACATTGCTGCTCTTGTAGCCAGTTTTGCAGCTTCAAAGGTTTGCACCAAATTCGGCCGGAAACCAACTATGACTGTagcttctttcttcttcatagCCGGTGTCATCTTGACTTGCGTCTCTGTAAATATTGAGATGGTGATAGTTGGTAGAGTTCTTCTTGGTTGTGGCATTGGATTTGCTAACCAA GCAGTGCCACTGTTCTTGTCAGAGATTGCTCCGGCGAAGCTGCGTGGAGCCCTTAACATTTCTTTCCAACTCTTTGTCACCATTGGAATTCTAATCGCCAACTTAGTTAACTACTTCACATCAAAGATCCATCCTCATGGATGGAGAGTTTCACTAGGTCTTGCAGGTGTTCCAGCTATCATTCTCTGCATAGGTTCCTTAGCCATATGTGAGACCCCAACAAGCCTTATTGAGCGGAAGAAGGTCGAGGAAGGCCGAACCGTTTTGAAGAGAATTAGAGGAGTGGAAAATGTAGATTTGGAGTTTGATTCAATTGTTCAGGCAAGTGAGATTGCCAGGCAAGTCACACAACCATTCAAGAAGCTAATGAAGCCAGCAAGCAGACCCCCACTTGTGATTGCTATTTTGTTGCAAGTCTTCCAGCAATTCACTGGAATCAATGCCATTATGTTCTATGCTCCTGTTTTATTCCAGACTGTTGGATTTGGAAGTGATGCTTCCTTGCTTTCCTCTGTTATTACTGGTGGTGTGAACGTTTTAAGCACATTGGTTTCTGTCTACGCCGTCGATAAAGCTGGCCGGAGGTTCTTGCTTCTTGAAGCCTGTGTTCAGATGTTCATAACCCAG ACTGTCATTGGGGTGCTCCTACAATTGCACTTGACAGCAACCGGCTCATTAGGAAAAGCGGAGGCAATGGTTGTGGTGATCCTGGTGTGTGTTTATGTGATGGCCTTTGCCTGGTCATGGGGACCTCTTGGCTGGTTGATTCCAAGTGAAACATTCCCTCTCGAAACTCGCTCAGCCGGGTTTGCCTGCGCTGTGAGTGCCAACATGCTCTTCACCTTCATAATTGCGCAAGGCTTCTTGTCAATGTTGTGCACAATGCAAGCGgggatcttcttcttcttcgctgCGTGGATCCTGGTGATGGGATTGTTCGCCCTCTTTCTGCTGCCAGAGACAAAGGGCGTGCCAGTCGACGCGATGGTTGACAGAGTGTGGAAGCAACATTGGTTCTGGAAGAGATTTTTTACTGAAGAAGAAGTGGTTGCCAAGAAAAATCCTGATGTGGTTCATCCACACATGACATAG
- the LOC120015522 gene encoding mavicyanin-like: MAFTPRTLLALLFFMAVAIEFSHGAVYKVGDSAGWTTIGNVDYKQWGATKNFDIGDVIRFEYNAQFHNVMRVTHGMYKTCNTSAPMATYTTGNDSITIKTRGHHFFFCGVPGHCQAGQKVDINVLNSSALAPTPAAPTSPAVPSVEAPGPSPNNAPSLKPSMALLHKLGFAVFAITACAFV, from the exons ATGGCTTTCACACCAAGAACCTTATTGGCTCTGCTTTTCTTTATGGCTGTGGCAATTGAGTTTTCTCATGGTGCTGTGTATAAGGTAGGGGACTCTGCTGGTTGGACCACCATTGGAAATGTCGATTACAAGCAGTGGGGAGCTACCAAAAACTTCGATATTGGTGATGTCATCC GGTTCGAGTACAATGCACAGTTTCACAATGTGATGAGAGTAACACACGGCATGTACAAGACCTGCAATACCTCGGCACCAATGGCCACATACACTACTGGCAACGATTCCATAACCATCAAGACCCGCGGCCACCACTTCTTCTTCTGCGGTGTTCCTGGTCATTGCCAAGCAGGACAAAAGGTTGATATCAATGTACTCAACTCTTCTGCATTGGCTCCCACTCCTGCTGCTCCGACATCTCCTGCAGTTCCTTCCGTCGAAGCACCTGGTCCTTCTCCAAATAATGCTCCATCTTTGAAGCCTTCAATGGCTCTTCTTCACAAACTTGGTTTTGCAGTCTTTGCCATCACTGCATGTGcttttgtttga
- the LOC120014470 gene encoding sugar transport protein 13-like, whose amino-acid sequence MPAGGFASVPPAGVEFEAKITPIVIISCIMAATGGLMFGYDVGVSGGVTSMPDFLEKFFPVVYEKTNDPTINSNYCKYDNQGLQLFTSSLYLAGLIATFFASYTTRNLGRRPTMLIAGVFFIVGVVLNASAKNLAMLIIGRILLGCGVGFANQAVPLFLSEIAPTRIRGGLNILFQLNVTIGILLANLINYGTSKIKAGWGWRLSLGLAGIPAGLLTLGALLVVETPNSLIERGLLEEGKSVLRKIRGTEKIEPEFLELVEASRVAKEVKHPFRNLLKRRNKPQLVIAVALQIFQQFTGINAIMFYAPVLFDTVGFGNDAALYSAVITGAVNVLSTLVSVYSVDKLGRRKLLLEAGVQMFLSQVVIAIILGIKVKDHTNDLHQSYAIIVVVMVCVFVSAFAWSWGPLGWLIPSETFPLETRSAGQSVTVCTNLLFTFAIAQAFLSMLCHFKWGIFLFFSSWVLIMSIFVVFLVPETKNIPIEEMTERVWKKHWLWKRFLDENVDEEVGTNATDLKKGGHSIGLDPASQF is encoded by the exons ATGCCTGCTGGGGGTTTCGCGTCCGTGCCGCCGGCCGGAGTGGAGTTTGAGGCGAAGATCACGCCGATCGTCATAATTTCCTGCATAATGGCGGCCACCGGAGGCCTCATGTTTGGCTACGATGTCGGTGTCTCAG GTGGAGTTACATCCATGCCTGATTTCTTGGAAAAGTTCTTCCCAGTTGTTTATGAGAAAACCAACGATCCAACAATTAATAGCAACTATTGCAAATATGATAATCAAGGACTACAACTGTTCACATCATCACTGTACCTTGCTGGACTAATAGCAACTTTCTTTGCCTCATACACCACAAGAAATCTAGGCAGGAGGCCAACCATGCTTATTGCTGGGGTTTTCTTCATTGTCGGTGTTGTGCTTAATGCCTCCGCCAAAAACCTTGCCATGCTCATCATTGGCAGGATTTTATTGGGTTGTGGTGTCGGCTTCGCTAATCAG GCTGTGCCACTTTTCTTGTCCGAGATAGCACCCACAAGAATCCGGGGTGGACTTAACATACTGTTCCAGCTTAATGTGACAATTGGCATACTTCTTGCTAACCTAATCAACTATGGCACCTCTAA AATCAAAGCAGGATGGGGTTGGAGGTTGTCATTAGGATTAGCTGGCATTCCCGCTGGTCTCCTCACTCTTGGGGCACTCCTGGTGGTGGAAACACCTAACAGCCTAATTGAGCGTGGTCTCCTGGAAGAAGGAAAATCTGTGCTCAGAAAGATTCGAGGCACGGAAAAAATTGAACCTGAGTTCCTAGAACTTGTCGAGGCAAGTCGAGTGGCAAAAGAAGTAAAGCACCCTTTCAGAAATCTTCTCAAGAGGAGGAATAAGCCTCAACTGGTCATTGCAGTTGCCTTGCAG aTATTCCAGCAATTCACAGGCATCAACGCTATCATGTTTTATGCTCCAGTGTTATTTGACACTGTTGGATTTGGCAATGATGCTGCCCTTTACTCAGCTGTCATAACCGGGGCTGTCAATGTGCTCTCCACTCTTGTATCTGTGTATTCTGTCGACAAATTGGGTCGTCGGAAGCTCCTGTTAGAAGCTGGTGTTCAAATGTTCCTCTCTCAAGTGGTAATAGCAATTATTCTTGGAATCAAGGTAAAAGATCACACTAACGACCTTCATCAGAGTTATGCAATCATCGTGGTTGTCATGGTATGCGTTTTTGTATCCGCCTTCGCTTGGTCTTGGGGGCCTCTTGGTTGGTTAATCCCCAGTGAGACCTTCCCATTAGAGACCCGCTCAGCTGGGCAGAGTGTGACTGTTTGTACCAACTTGCTCTTCACTTTTGCAATAGCACAAGCTTTCCTCTCAATGCTTTGCCATTTCAAGTGGGgcattttcttattcttctctaGCTGGGTTTTGATCATGTCAATCTTTGTGGTATTTCTGGTTCCGGAGACCAAAAACATACCTATTGAAGAGATGACTGAGAGAGTATGGAAGAAACATTGGCTTTGGAAGAGATTTCTTGATGAAAATGTAGATGAAGAAGTTGGCACCAATGCAACGGACCTGAAGAAGGGCGGCCATTCTATTGGACTTGATCCTGCTTCCCAGTTCTAA
- the LOC120014716 gene encoding sugar transport protein 8-like, which translates to MVEILANGGANFQSRMTFYVVFCWILAAFGGLMFGYDIGISGGVTAMDDFLIKFFPAVHERKLLAKENNYCKYDDQLVQLFTSSLYLAALFWSFVASKLCSKFGRKPTILLASLFFLAGAGLSAGARTMWMLILGRILLGFGVGSGNESVPLFLSEIAPVQHRGAVNILFQLFVTIGILIANLVNYGTSKSHPNGWRISLGLAGVPALVLLIGSFIIMETPTSLIEREKDDEGHKVLKKIRGVDNVDEEMKQIKMARDVAKQVKHPLKKLFKKSSMPPLIIGISIQVFQQFTGINAIMFYAPVLFQTVGFKNNASLLSSVITGLVNVFSTLVSIYAVDRFGRRKLLLQACVQMFICQAAIGGILLADLKPTGTLGKAEAMIVVVLVCLFVMSFAWSWGPLGWLIPSETFPMETRTAGFAFAVSSNMLFTFIIAQAFLSMLCHMRAAIFFFFAAWILVMGLFVVFLLPETKGVPIDLMAERVWKNHPVWKKFMDDEDIELETQA; encoded by the exons ATGGTAGAGATATTAGCGAATGGAGGAGCGAATTTCCAATCAAGAATGACTTTTTATGTGGTCTTCTGTTGGATTCTTGCGGCCTTTGGAGGCCTAATGTTTGGTTATGATATTGGGATttcag GTGGTGTGACAGCCATGGATGATTTCTTGATCAAATTCTTTCCTGCTGTCCATGAAAGAAAGCTTCTTGCCAAAGAAAACAATTACTGCAAATATGATGACCAACTGGTTCAGCTTTTCACATCTTCATTGTACCTGGCTGCTCTTTTTTGGAGCTTTGTTGCTTCAAAACTTTGCTCCAAATTTGGTCGAAAACCCACCATTCTATTagcctctctcttcttccttgctGGTGCTGGCTTGAGCGCTGGTGCTCGTACCATGTGGATGCTCATTCTAGGCAGAATCCTTCTCGGCTTCGGTGTCGGATCCGGCAATGAG TCCGTTCCTCTGTTTTTGTCAGAGATAGCACCAGTTCAGCACCGCGGAGCAGTGAACATTCTCTTCCAATTGTTTGTAACAATTGGGATTCTTATAGCAAACTTGGTAAACTATGGAACTTCAAAGTCGCATCCAAATGGATGGAGAATTTCATTGGGTCTTGCAGGTGTTCCAGCTCTTGTACTCCTCATTGGGTCCTTTATCATCATGGAGACACCGACGAGCTTGATCGAGCGAGAAAAAGACGATGAGGGTCACAAAGTACTAAAAAAGATCAGAGGTGTTGACAATGTTGATGAAGAGATGAAGCAAATTAAAATGGCTAGAGATGTGGCTAAGCAAGTCAAGCatccattgaagaagctttTCAAGAAATCAAGCATGCCACCACTAATTATCGGCATTTCTATTCAAGTATTTCAACAGTTTACGGGAATCAATGCAATTATGTTCTATGCTCCTGTTCTGTTTCAGACTGTTGGGTTCAAGAATAATGCTTCATTGTTGTCTTCGGTTATTACTGGACTAGTGAATGTTTTCAGCACATTAGTCTCCATCTACGCTGTCGATAGGTTCGGAAGGAGAAAACTGCTTCTTCAAGCTTGTGTTCAGATGTTCATCTGCCAG GCTGCAATTGGGGGGATTTTACTTGCTGATTTGAAACCTACAGGCACTCTTGGTAAAGCAGAAGCAATGATTGTGGTGGTGCTGGTATGCCTGTTTGTGATGTCGTTTGCTTGGTCATGGGGTCCCCTTGGTTGGTTGATACCAAGTGAAACATTCCCAATGGAGACAAGAACTGCAGGGTTTGCATTTGCTGTTAGTTCTAACATGCTCTTCACTTTCATCATAGCACAGGCTTTCTTATCGATGTTGTGCCATATGCGTGCCGcgatattcttcttctttgctgCTTGGATACTGGTTATGGGACTGTTTGTTGTGTTTCTCCTACCGGAGACGAAGGGCGTGCCGATTGATTTAATGGCTGAAAGGGTTTGGAAGAATCATCCAGTCTGGAAGAAATTCATGGATGATGAAGATATTGAGCTAGAAACTCAAGCTTAG